In one window of Oncorhynchus gorbuscha isolate QuinsamMale2020 ecotype Even-year linkage group LG23, OgorEven_v1.0, whole genome shotgun sequence DNA:
- the LOC124011304 gene encoding ADP-ribosylation factor-like protein 4C, with protein MGNSFSNIAAFQSLHIVLLGLDSAGKTTVLYRLKFNEFVNTVPTIGFNTERIKLSNGTAKGISCHFWDVGGQEKLRPLWKSYSRCTDGIIYVVDSVDVDRLEEAKTELHKVTKFAENQGTPLLVIANKQDLPKSLPVHEIEKQLALHELSPSTTYHVQPACAIIGEGLHEGMDQLYEMIVKRRKSLKQKKKR; from the coding sequence ATGGGTAACAGTTTTTCTAACATAGCTGCTTTTCAGTCGCTGCATATTGTCTTGCTGGGTTTAGATTCCGCCGGTAAAACGACTGTCCTGTACCGCCTGAAATTCAACGAATTTGTGAACACTGTTCCCACAATCGGATTTAACACCGAGAGGATAAAACTAAGTAACGGTACCGCCAAAGGGATCAGTTGTCATTTTTGGGACGTCGGGGGACAGGAGAAGCTAAGACCGTTATGGAAATCGTACAGTCGGTGCACGGATGGCATTATTTACGTAGTGGACTCAGTGGACGTGGACAGACTAGAGGAAGCCAAAACAGAACTGCATAAAGTTACCAAATTCGCAGAAAACCAAGGGACTCCACTACTGGTGATAGCCAATAAGCAGGACTTGCCCAAGTCTCTACCTGTCCATGAGATTGAGAAGCAACTGGCACTGCATGAGCTCAGCCCTTCTACCACTTACCATGTCCAGCCTGCATGTGCCATCATTGGTGAAGGGCTCCATGAAGGCATGGATCAACTGTATGAAATGATTGTGAAACGAAGGAAATCATTGAAACAAAAGAAAAAGAGATAA